One Mycolicibacterium sp. TUM20985 genomic window, CCCGACGAGAGTGCGATATAGATCGTCGAATCGACGCGATATCACTCCGACGTCAAACTCTTCCCGCGCTCTCCGGCGTCCCTGCTCACCAAAGCGCCGCCGCGCAACGTGGTCGCCAATGACTAGCTCAAGCGCGTCGGCCAACTCGCGCACACTTCCGGGACTTACCAAGACTCCGTCGCCGTCGCCCACCATCTCGGGTATACCGCCAGCAGTGGTTGACACAACGCATATTCCGCGCGCCATTGCTTCGAGTATCGCCATCGGCTGACCTTCATTGATCGACGGCAGGACGAGAACGTGGGTGTATGCCAGCAACTGTGCGACCTCCGTTGAAGACAACCAGCCTGCCAAGCGGATGGAATCCTCCACACCGAGCCGTCGAATCTGTTCGCGAGCGCGATCGATCTCCCCCCAGCCCGCGATGGTCAGCTTCGTCGCCACGACGTCATTGCCAGCAAGCACCATGCTCCAGGCGTCGATAAGGACCGATGTTCCCTTCCGGTCACACAGCTCACCCAGAAACACCACTTGCACCGCGCCAGCAGACTCTTGGTCGACCGCAGCCTGTGACCGAATCGCGTTCGGCATCACCTCGACGCGGGCGCCTGGAGCGGCATCTCGGAGGCGCTTGGCCCAGACGTCACCCAGGGCTATAACGACATCGGCACGGACAAGCGTTGCCCGGATAACCCGCTGAACGGAAGGGGCTGCGTTCTCGAAATACTCATGAAACTCCCCACCGTGCATGTGGAGCACAACCGGCACTCGGAATGCGGCGGACACCCAGGTCAGAATCCCCTTTCGCACGAAGCTTCCGCGTTCCGAGGTGTGCAGGTGAACCACTTCTGGCCGACGAAGAATGAGTTCGACGACGAAGCCCACGAACCCCGACGTGAAGATCTTGATCCTGGCCAATTTGGTGCCGTCGCAATGGGTCGCGACGTGGCGAACATGCCATTCGTTCCAAAGCGGAGTCGCACTCATATTCCGAACGAAGGTCGCAATTCCGCCGTACGTTTCAAGGCTTGACGAAACCCACAGTGCCCGTTGATTTTTGGGCGCAGGCGCGCTCGACGTTCGGCCCAGAATGCCGTTGCGTCGTGCCCTCACCCGCGCTGCCCTAACCCATCACCCGGGCGGTCGACAGTGGCACCCTGATCGCCGCGCAAGATGTCGGTGAAGATTTCGAGCAATCGCCCTGCTGCAATCTCAGCAGCGAAGTGGGTCTGGTAGTGAGCCTGGGCCACCTTTGCCTGCCTATTGACTTCGGACGGATCTGCTAGGGCGTCGATAGCGCTCGCGAGAGCTTCAACATCATCGATTCCCGTGACACTTAGGCCCTGCGGTTGGTACTCGGATAGGGCGCCAGCGGTCGACACTAGGGTTGGCACGCCAAGCTGCATCGACAACACCTGGACCCCGCTTTGCGAGGCGGCACGGCTGTGCACGATCGACCCCTTGTACGCCGCGAGCTCAGGCGTTATTTGTCGGTAGCGATATGAACCCCGCTGCCAGCGTGCATGATTCGGCAACGGCCGGGGAATCAGGCCGTCGCCCAACAGCACCAATTCGTCACCGCGCCAGAACGGCCCCGCTGTGTGCGCTTCCCAGG contains:
- a CDS encoding glycosyltransferase family 4 protein, which produces MSATPLWNEWHVRHVATHCDGTKLARIKIFTSGFVGFVVELILRRPEVVHLHTSERGSFVRKGILTWVSAAFRVPVVLHMHGGEFHEYFENAAPSVQRVIRATLVRADVVIALGDVWAKRLRDAAPGARVEVMPNAIRSQAAVDQESAGAVQVVFLGELCDRKGTSVLIDAWSMVLAGNDVVATKLTIAGWGEIDRAREQIRRLGVEDSIRLAGWLSSTEVAQLLAYTHVLVLPSINEGQPMAILEAMARGICVVSTTAGGIPEMVGDGDGVLVSPGSVRELADALELVIGDHVARRRFGEQGRRRAREEFDVGVISRRFDDLYRTLVGDG